The following are encoded in a window of Pirellulales bacterium genomic DNA:
- a CDS encoding GTP-binding protein → MAKDVFTRTKPHVNVGTIGHIDHGKTTLTGALLAV, encoded by the coding sequence TGGCCAAAGACGTTTTCACCCGAACCAAACCACACGTCAATGTCGGCACGATCGGCCACATCGACCACGGCAAGACCACGCTCACCGGCGCTCTTTTGGCCGTTCA